A DNA window from Bubalus bubalis isolate 160015118507 breed Murrah chromosome 22, NDDB_SH_1, whole genome shotgun sequence contains the following coding sequences:
- the LOC102391475 gene encoding uncharacterized protein LOC102391475 produces the protein MGLQQLGQSGTGQSFPPPSQVVAKTLQASQSKDQFGAKGSFERNRIFLNIQNWNNLTGWEQLTSRIQCFGAARWVHGASSSGPAVVPPLNLQVERQPPTVTTRLGQEEGAGDGLKPAHQYPDVRLPSSDTLMGRICYRTWKFQGSPCRARGKSKEVKGRKMKKKKESLGWKRIMINIITTCGCQCLPRAEVTWATWASGELPDSLAYPGSIHLPPGGQLFPSTLLRNPQPVGLQHTL, from the exons ATGGGTCTCCAACAGCTAGGCCAGAGTGGGACAGGGCAGTCCTTTCCTCCACCCTCTCAGGTGGTTGCAAAAACCTTACAG GCCTCTCAGAGCAAAGATCAGTTTGGGGCAAAAGGAAGTTTTGAACGTAACAGGATTTTCCTGAACATACAAAACTGGAACAACCTGACAGGCTGGGAGCAACTAACCAGCCGCATACAATGCTTCGGGGCAGCAAGGTGGGTGCACGGGGCCAGTTCGTCTGGGCCTGCAGTGGTGCCGCCTTTAAACCTGCAGGTAGAACGCCAGCCCCCGACAGTGACCACGAGGCTGGGACaagaggagggggcgggggatggATTAAAGCCAGCGCACCAGTACCCCGATGTGCGCCTTCCGAGCTCTGACACTTTGATGGGAAGAATCTGCTACAGGACTTGGAAGTTCCAAGGCTCACCCTGCAGGGCACGGGGAAAGAGCAAGGAGGTCAAA gggagaaaaatgaagaagaaaaaggagagccTGGGGTGGAAAAGAATCATGATCAACATAATTACAACCTGCGGATGCCAGTGCCTGCCCCGCGCTGAAGTCACGTGGGCCACGTGGGCCTCTGGGGAGCTGCCGGACAGTCTAGCCTACCCAGGAAGCATCCACCTGCCCCCGGGAGGTCAGCTTTTCCCATCCACACTGCTCAGGAACCCTCAGCCTGTTGGGCTCCAGCACACACTCTGA